In the genome of Jaculus jaculus isolate mJacJac1 chromosome 11, mJacJac1.mat.Y.cur, whole genome shotgun sequence, the window TAAATCATTCCATCAAGCTGCTGTGAAGTGACTCAGCCCAAAAGGATGACCACCCCCTCTCCCTGCAACTCCTCTATCTGAAAGAGCTCTGTGTGGTCTGCTCTAGGTTCCCTCTGCCTGAAGGATGCAGGAGGGGTGGACACCTGGAACCTGGAGCTTATGCTCTGAACTCACGCCTTACTCCTTGAGCAGTGTGGCAGCAGACTGGGTTCCTGGTTATTTATAGCTTTCAGGAGGTACCAACAAACGTTCCTAAGGCCTATAAACTCTAAAATCTTGGGATCACAGCCTTTTCCCTCCTTAGCCCTCCCACAAGGTGGGTTCCCACTCACCGGGCCTCCTGCTAAAGCTCGTGCGGCTCGCAGCTCCTCCTCCGGGCCTCGATCTTGGAAGGAAGCTCTGTAAATCTCTGCAGTTTTAACGTTGACTGCTGAAAGGGACAACAGAGTGATTTTTACTGACAAAGAACCAGTAAAGAGTTCATGTTTCTACCACTCCACATCAGATCCGGCAAGGGCAAGAAACCAGACGTGGGGCCTTTGCGTGAACTGGGCCGCCCCCATACCCAGAGCTCTGCAAACTCAGTCCCTTCAACAGCTCGTTCCTGTGGCATACGGTGTGGGTGTACAGCTGGAGACAAAAGGTAGCCTGTGAGATTGCCAAAAGCTGGTGTTTTCCTTTGTCTGAGATATTTGGCTCATTTCAGACACATACCAAGTTACAGAGTCAAGGAAGGAGTACCTGCGTTTAGCTCCGCAGACCCAGCCACTCGCATACTCAAGCCCAGGGGCGACATGTCTCCTGAGAAAGGGCTCTGGACTGCCTTTAGTCTGATGGGTCAATGTTGTTTTGTAAGGTCTTTATTGCCAATCAAAACGAACTTCATCCCCAAAGCACACAGAGATCCAAATGGCCCACTCCTCCTGCTACACACTGGCTCTGGGAAAGCATGCTAGGCTGTCCTGCCCTGGAGAACAGAGGCCCATGTGATAGCCACTCCTGGACAGGCTGTGAGTGGGTGGGCCCCGCCTGTGCTGTCCATAGCTCcctgtttatctcctcaggctgCGCTGAGGGCGTTATTGCAGCATCGCTGGTAAAGGTTAACCAAGGCAGGCTCCCTGCCCGAAAGCTCACAGTAAATACACCGGAATGAAGATTCAGACCCACAGCCGTCTATCATATAACACAGTAGTGCAGAGAGACAGTTTGCCCAGCCCACCCTTTAACCTGAGCCTGCTGTGCCTACATGTAATCACACCTACTTACCAATGCCATATATTACTGGAAAGtggtttctgttttcttcccGGTCATTTAATtctaagaaattaagaaaaatttaaaacaccatGTTAAGTACTAAagggctttgtgtgtgtatgcacgcacatAATAAAAGCAGAGGAGCCTCACTGTGAAAGGGCAAAACAAACTAGAGTTCCAGGCAGGCAAGTTTCTAAGGCAGAAGGCCACTTGGAGTCATGGTCCCCCAACCACACCAGGGTAGTTCCTGTCTGACTTGCTCCCTCcaggcctgggactacagagaggcTCAAGCCCAAGAAAGGACACACTGGACACCCTGCTGCAGGGGCTAGGTGAAGTGGACAGGACCTGGACATGGGTGAGGAGAGGAGACCATCGCAGTGATGGGAGGAATGGGGACAGTCTTGTTCGTAAGTGCTAAGTGTTGCAGGCAAAGTGTGGGCAAACCTTCCTGAACACTAAAGCTCTGTGAGGAAAAAAGCAGAACTTACCTGTCACACACAAAGTCACTAAGTGAATATCCTCATCTTGTTTGTCAAACTCACCTACAATTAGAATTTCAAAACTGATGTCAAGAACATCTCCAactaagaagccaggcatggttgtgcacacctttaatcccagtacttgggaggcagaggtaggaggataaggtgagttcaaggtcaccctgagacaacatagtgaattctaggtcagcctgggctacagtgagagcatacctcaaaaaacaacaaaaaaaatcattaagccagacacggtggtgcacacctttaatcccagcactcaggaggcagaggtaggataactgtgagatcgaggccagtctgggctagaatgagaccctaactcaaaaaaaaagcttttgagggctggagagattgctcagtggttaaggcacttgcctgcaaagcctaataacctaggtttgattccccagtatgcacgaaagtggtgcatacatctggtgtttgtttgcagtggctagaagccctggagtacccattctctctgtgtgtatctctttctgcttgcaaataatgttTAGGGCCTctatatactgggctggagaaatggctcagctgttagcatacatgcctgcagagcctaatgacccaggtttgatgatcctccagtacccacataaaggcagatgcacaaagtgatacatgcatctgagtttgtttgcagtgccccccctcaagtaaataaaaatattatattaaaagatagagcacttgggaggatcaccatgagtttgaaagtcgccctgagactacgtagtgaattccaggttagcctggactacagcaagatcctaccttgaaaacaaacaaaatacagatatACATTTTACTTAATCGGGGAGGACGGCAGCAAACTTACTAAGAAGTTGATCGGTGAGTCTCTGTGACAGCTGCCTATCATCACTGAAACCTCCCACAAGGTGCACTTCCAACCTGGCAAAAAGAAGGACAGTGGTCAGTCAGGCCCACGAGTGACGGTGTGCGCTTGATTTGCTTTGTTCTAGCCTCCCAAGCATGGCTTCTGGGCCTTTGCTATGACACATAAAAAGCCATGTGGGGAACACTGGGAACGTGATTGAGGCTGCCAAGAGTGGAGGGCCTTGCCAAAGTGATGTCTGCAGGGATCTGAATCCATAACACCGCCTCCAACAATGGAGAGGAGAGGCCTTGTCATCTGCTGCCTGCCCACGGGGGACACTTCTAAGCCTTGCAGTGCCTCTAACGGAAGGATGTGGGACAGTAGGAAGGGAGGAGCCTCGAAGGAGTACACACTTTGCAGGCACTGCCACGTCTCATGGCCACCATATCTTAGCAAGATGTGTGCACGTGCCTAGGAACCACAATACGTTATGTTCCCAGCGTGTGCCATGGAGCAGAAGTGTCAGCTTGGGAGGCCTCCCCTGCCGGAGCTCCTCCCTGGGAGAAGCACATGGTAGAGAACCCCAACTGCCTGTCCCTCAGTCTCAACCACGCGGGGGAGCACGGCCGTATTTCACACTGCTTTTTTCTGAGACAACCTTCCCAAGGAACACACCAGAACCTCGTATGTATCCTGTACAAGGAACAGCACCTGATGTGTCCTCAATGGGGTGAGAGGTGACGGGGCCACTAGCTCTGCTGTGGTGACTACTAGCTTTGCCTGATTCCCACGCTGGACGTGGACCGGGAACAGCAGACAACCATGTTCCGAGAGTCAGAGCAGGGCCAGTGGCGACGGCCAGCACAAGGAGCCAGtaccaaaccaccacaagcaacACTGTGCAACCACAGGGATCGTGCGCCTGTGAAGCCAGCCCAGCCCTTGGCACAGACTCATCCAGGAGACCAAAGTTCTGAAACTGAGGGCTCAGGGTAGACAAGGTGAGTCCAATCCCTGGCACCAAAATTGTTGCACAGGGAAGCCAAAGGAGTCCAAGGactgtcagccttggctacaactGGACCAGTTCCCTCAGGTTACCAAGAAACAAGAGCCATGTCTGGTAATGGCAGGAACGAGAGAGAAGGTATATGAACAGGCAGGACAGACAGACCAGCGTCTCAGGCTGACACTTAACTAGCTGTGTGGCTCTGGTACACTGACCCTGTGCCTTGTCAAGAGGTCAAGGATGAAATGGAAGGGCCGGCGAGGTTGGGCCCGGTGGGTTCTTAGCCTGTGATCCACATTGAAATGACCAGCACACGGAGGCTGCGCCCATCCCCAGCCATGCCCCTGCTGCTCCCTTCTTTCTTTGCCTCCAACGGTCCTTCCCACACTGGACACCATGCGTTGTTTGCTGACCTCTCCCTGCCTTTAGAGCCTGAGCAATATGCACACTCAGCACAGGGTGTCCTTGGCCCTCAAAGGACATGGCTGAGCACAGAAACGGTCCAACAAATAACTGCTGAGGGGACCTCTGAATGGGTGCCCTTCCCGGGACAAACAAAGCAACGCCAGAGAAGAACACACTGCACACTTCACTACAAGCTCAAAGTCAAACTGGCCTTTTAAGATCTgccactgggctggggagatggctcagcagttgaaggcacttgatagcaaagtctgccagtccaggttcagtctcccagtacccacataaagtcagatgcacaaagtggcacatgtatctgaaatgcgtttgtagtggcaagaggccctagtgatcccatttctttctcctctttctccccttctcctttAAAATAaggtatttcttaaaaataataaaattgaagctgggcgtggtggcacacacctttaatcccagcatttgggaggcagaaataggatcactgtaaattcaagggcaccctgagactacatagtgaattccaggtcagcctgagctacagtgagaccctacctcaaaaaaccaaaataataataataatataaaaaaattgagctgggcgtggtggcgcatgcatttaatcccagcactgggaggcagaggtaggaggatcactgtgagttcaagaccaccctaagactacatagtgaattccaagttagcctgggctacagtgaaaccctacctctaaaaatcaataataataacaatagtaataactgggctggaaagatggcttagtagttaattaaagtgcttgcctataaagcctatggatccaggtttgattccccaatatacacataagccagatgcacaagggggcgcacatgtctggagttcgtttgcagtggctggaggctctggtgcgcccatattcattccctccctccctatcaaatgaataaataaatgaataaaatggccaggcacggtggcacacacctttaatcccagcagtcggaaggcagaggtagggtttctgtgagttcaaagccaacctggtttagagtgagaccctactagaaaacaaaacaaaacaaaataataataaaaaaattaaatccagcactgaagccaggcatggtccaATGTactataatccctgcacttgagactgaggcaaaaggatctgaagtttgaggccctgcctcaaaagagaaattaaaacacCCACACAGAGCCCAGGCCTTTCCCTGTCATCCACTTACTCAGCAAGTGTCAACACCACCCATGCACGAGGGGAACAAGTGTAGGGTTGGCATCCCGCCACAGCCAGGCTCGTGTAAGAGCAGCACGGCACTCACCTTCCACACTGAGTGTGATCAGAAAAGGACTTTATGGAGTTCATGATCAAGGGAACCTCGGCTTTGGTGTCAGCTCCATCACAATGTGTCAAGCATGTCGCCCCATTACCTGGAGAACAAGGGCAAAATGGCTGAGTTAGTCCAGATGCAAACTCCACATGCCAGCTAGCTACTCCTGCCCACCTGGACGGCCTCGTCTGGACGCCCTGCAAGAAAACAAAGTCCTCATGGCCCAAGCAACCTGTCCTGACCAGGGCACCAGGCCATGCACACCAGAGCGACGTGAGCCAAGTCAGACTTCACATTCCACGCCAGGAGACTCAAACTGAGAAAGTAACTGGTCTCACATGACTGGGTTGGCTTAAGGGACAGTATCTTTCACTTCTCTCATCATACCTGTGTGCCTCAGGACCACAATGTGACAAGTGGTGGCATCATCAGAACCCAGAATGGAGATGGAgcctgtttaaaaaag includes:
- the Ntan1 gene encoding protein N-terminal asparagine amidohydrolase isoform X3, which produces MNSIKSFSDHTQCGRLEVHLVGGFSDDRQLSQRLTDQLLSEFDKQDEDIHLVTLCVTELNDREENRNHFPVIYGIAVNVKTAEIYRASFQDRGPEEELRAARALAGGPMISIYDAKTEQLRIGPYSWTPFPHVDFWLQQDDKQILENLSTSPLAEPPHFVEHIRSTLMFLKKYPSPVSTLFPGNKALLYKKNEDGLWEKISSPGS
- the Ntan1 gene encoding protein N-terminal asparagine amidohydrolase isoform X2 translates to MPLLVEGRRVRLPQSAAELVRAHPPLEERARLLRGQSVQQVGPQGLLYVQQRELAVTSPKDGSISILGSDDATTCHIVVLRHTGNGATCLTHCDGADTKAEVPLIMNSIKSFSDHTQCGRLEVHLVGGFSDDRQLSQRLTDQLLSEFDKQDEDIHLVTLCVTELNDREENRNHFPVIYGIAVNVKTAEIYRASFQDRGPEEELRAARALAGGPNLSTSPLAEPPHFVEHIRSTLMFLKKYPSPVSTLFPGNKALLYKKNEDGLWEKISSPGS
- the Ntan1 gene encoding protein N-terminal asparagine amidohydrolase isoform X4, producing the protein MNSIKSFSDHTQCGRLEVHLVGGFSDDRQLSQRLTDQLLSEFDKQDEDIHLVTLCVTELNDREENRNHFPVIYGIAVNVKTAEIYRASFQDRGPEEELRAARALAGGPNLSTSPLAEPPHFVEHIRSTLMFLKKYPSPVSTLFPGNKALLYKKNEDGLWEKISSPGS